Proteins co-encoded in one Callospermophilus lateralis isolate mCalLat2 chromosome 2, mCalLat2.hap1, whole genome shotgun sequence genomic window:
- the Or5d14 gene encoding olfactory receptor 5D14, translating into MAVGNLSLETTFALLGFTDFPELQIPLFLIFLLMYIITVVGNLGMIVIIKINPKFHTPMYFFLSHLSFVDFCYSSIVTPKLLENLVLADKSIFYSSCMLQYFLSCTAVVTESFLLAVMAYDRFVAICNPLLYTVVMSQRLCALLVAGSYIWGMFGPLVLLCYALRLSFSGFNVINHFFCEYTALIAVSSSDIRVPHLLLFGFATFNEISTLLIILTSYVFIFVTVLKIRSASGRHKAFSTCASHLTAITIFHGTILSLYCVPNSKNSRQTVKVASVFYTVVNPMLNPLIYSLRNKDVKEAVWKLVGEKISFH; encoded by the coding sequence atggctgtaggaaatttgagtCTGGAAACAACTTTTGCCCTCTTAGGTTTCACAGACTTCCCGGAGCTTCAGATTCCTCTCTTTCTCATCTTTCTGCTCATGTACATTATCACCGTGGTGGGAAACCTTGGGATGATAGTGATCATCAAGATCAACCCCAAATTCCatacccccatgtacttcttcctcagtCACCTTTCTTTCGTTGACTTTTGTTACTCTTCCATCGTCACCCCCAAGCTGCTGGAGAACTTGGTCTTGGCGGATAAAAGCATCTTCTACTCCAGCTGCATGCTGCAGTACTTCCTGTCCTGCACAGCTGTGGTGACTGAGTCCTTCCTATTGGCagtgatggcctatgaccgctttGTGGCCATCTGTAATCCCCTGCTGTATAcagtggtcatgtcacagagactCTGTGCCCTACTGGTGGCTGGGTCATATATCTGGGGTATGTTTGGCCCCTTGGTCCTGCTTTGCTATGCTCTTCGGCTGAGCTTTTCTGGATTTAATGTAATCAACCACTTTTTCTGTGAATATACTGCCCTCATTGCTGTCTCCAGCTCTGACATCCGTGTCCCACACCTGCTGCTTTTTGGCTTTGCCACCTTCAATGAGATCAGCACACTACTGATCATCCTTACCTCCtatgtgtttatttttgtaaCTGTGTTAAAAATCCGTTCTGCCAGTGGGCGTCacaaagccttctccacctgtgccTCCCACCTGACTGCCATCACCATCTTCCATGGGACGATCCTTTCCCTCTACTGTGTGCCCAACTCCAAAAACTCCCGGCAAACAGTCAAAGTGGCCTCTGTGTTTTACACAGTTGTCAACCCCATGCTGAACCCCCTgatctacagcctgaggaacaaaGATGTCAAAGAGGCTGTCTGGAAATTGGTAGGGGAAAAAATATCATTTCACTAA